The Zestosphaera sp. genome contains a region encoding:
- a CDS encoding DNA polymerase II, which translates to MRLKFYLIDVSYEVENNLPVIMLWGLNENSEPILIKDSSFRPYFYALLKEGADVESIVRKVKTLSKPKSPIIDVSETVKRYYGKPVRTLKITTVIPEAVREYREEVTKIDGITEFLEADIRFSMRYILDKDVSPCSWYEAEVDEVPSGSFRVKNTYMLRGELNRLEDSRPPKLKILAFDIEVYSPLGSLMPEKNPVIIIAVANDEGEVKVLTKEDGESDATLIEEFVKYVNEYDPDVIVGYNSNMFDWQYLLQRSQVLKVRLDVGRVKGGIPRQSAYGHISVPGRLHVDLYNFAEEIPEVKIKSLDEVADYLGVMKKSERVLIPWHEIPRYWDNKELRNILIKYARDDAVSTLLLAREFLPFAIQLSNLTGLPLDQVGAASVGYRLEWYLMREAVKYGELIPNRVERPYEPYKGAIVLEPVKGVHEDIVVLDFTSMYPNLMIKYNVSPDTFVTGDCDESTCYLIEELGYKFLKEPPGFYKNVLTTLLKLRAEIRSLMKKLDPESPEYRILDERQRALKILANASYGYMGWVGARWYFKEGAESITALGRRTISKAIDLARKLGLKVVYGDTDSLFVSYVRDLVNSFISKVYEELGLEIKVDKIYKRVFFTEAKKRYVGLTEDGRIDIVGFEAVRGDWTDIAKDVQEEVAKIVLTTKNVNEAVNYVRRIIEELRTNKVSLEKLIIWKTLTKKAEEYEVEAPHVTAAKRLEKLGVRVDVGSKIGYVIVKGSGGISSRARPYIEAKPQDIDVEYYVTHQVIPAALRILSYFGITEKQLTAPRGKTLADFLSRK; encoded by the coding sequence ATGAGACTCAAGTTTTACTTGATTGACGTGAGTTATGAAGTCGAAAATAACTTACCGGTGATAATGCTTTGGGGTCTTAACGAGAATTCCGAACCCATACTTATTAAAGACTCTTCCTTCAGACCGTACTTCTACGCCCTCTTGAAGGAAGGTGCTGACGTAGAGAGTATTGTGAGGAAGGTGAAGACTTTAAGCAAGCCTAAGTCTCCCATAATAGACGTGAGTGAGACTGTTAAGAGGTATTATGGCAAGCCAGTCAGAACACTCAAGATAACTACGGTAATTCCTGAAGCCGTACGCGAGTATAGAGAAGAGGTCACTAAGATAGACGGCATCACCGAATTCCTTGAAGCAGACATCAGGTTCTCTATGCGTTACATACTAGATAAAGACGTCTCCCCTTGTAGCTGGTATGAAGCTGAAGTCGATGAAGTACCCTCAGGTAGTTTCAGGGTAAAAAACACCTACATGTTAAGAGGAGAACTCAATAGACTAGAAGATTCAAGGCCCCCGAAACTTAAGATCCTCGCTTTCGACATAGAAGTCTACAGTCCTCTAGGGTCTCTCATGCCTGAGAAAAATCCGGTGATAATCATAGCCGTAGCTAATGATGAAGGAGAAGTCAAGGTATTAACTAAGGAAGACGGAGAAAGTGACGCAACACTAATTGAAGAGTTTGTGAAGTATGTTAACGAGTACGACCCAGACGTGATAGTAGGGTATAACTCTAACATGTTTGACTGGCAATACCTCCTCCAGAGGTCTCAGGTACTTAAGGTAAGACTTGATGTAGGGAGGGTTAAGGGAGGGATTCCTCGCCAGTCAGCTTACGGGCATATATCAGTTCCCGGCAGACTACACGTAGACTTATACAACTTCGCTGAAGAAATACCTGAAGTCAAGATAAAATCTCTTGATGAAGTCGCTGACTACCTGGGAGTAATGAAGAAATCTGAAAGAGTTTTAATACCGTGGCATGAGATACCTAGATACTGGGACAATAAAGAACTTAGAAATATTTTGATTAAGTATGCGAGAGACGACGCTGTCTCTACGCTACTACTAGCTAGGGAGTTCCTCCCCTTCGCGATCCAGTTATCTAACCTGACAGGACTCCCTCTAGACCAAGTCGGCGCTGCTTCTGTTGGGTATAGGCTTGAGTGGTACCTGATGCGTGAGGCGGTTAAATACGGAGAACTCATACCTAATAGAGTTGAGAGACCTTACGAGCCCTATAAAGGCGCTATAGTGCTTGAGCCTGTTAAGGGTGTGCATGAAGACATAGTAGTGCTGGACTTCACCTCCATGTACCCAAACCTAATGATCAAGTATAACGTGAGCCCCGACACTTTCGTTACGGGAGATTGTGACGAATCAACGTGTTACCTGATTGAGGAATTAGGCTACAAGTTTCTTAAAGAACCGCCGGGCTTCTACAAGAATGTCCTCACGACACTACTCAAGTTGAGGGCCGAGATACGTTCCTTAATGAAGAAGTTAGACCCTGAAAGCCCTGAGTATAGGATCCTTGACGAAAGACAGAGAGCACTCAAGATTCTCGCTAACGCGTCTTACGGCTATATGGGTTGGGTCGGGGCAAGATGGTATTTTAAAGAGGGTGCTGAGAGCATAACTGCCTTAGGGAGGAGAACAATATCTAAAGCTATCGACTTAGCTAGGAAGCTGGGCTTGAAAGTCGTGTACGGCGATACAGACTCTCTTTTCGTTAGCTACGTGAGAGACCTAGTAAACAGCTTCATTAGCAAAGTGTATGAGGAGTTAGGTCTTGAGATTAAAGTAGACAAGATATATAAGAGAGTTTTCTTCACTGAAGCTAAGAAGAGATATGTAGGGTTAACAGAAGACGGTAGAATAGACATCGTAGGTTTTGAGGCTGTGAGAGGCGACTGGACTGACATAGCTAAAGACGTTCAAGAAGAAGTAGCTAAGATCGTGCTAACAACTAAGAACGTCAATGAGGCAGTAAACTATGTCAGGAGAATCATAGAAGAACTGAGAACTAATAAAGTAAGTTTAGAGAAGCTAATCATATGGAAAACTCTCACTAAGAAGGCTGAGGAATATGAGGTAGAGGCGCCGCACGTAACTGCAGCTAAGAGGCTCGAGAAGCTTGGTGTGAGAGTAGATGTAGGCAGTAAGATAGGCTACGTGATAGTTAAGGGTTCGGGCGGCATATCTTCTAGGGCAAGGCCATACATAGAAGCCAAGCCGCAAGACATTGACGTCGAGTACTATGTGACTCATCAGGTAATACCTGCTGCACTCAGGATATTATCGTATTTTGGCATCACAGAAAAACAACTAACTGCCCCTAGAGGAAAAACACTCGCAGACTTTCTCAGCAGGAAGTGA
- a CDS encoding biotin/lipoate A/B protein ligase family protein, with product MSNSRSLRVFVAEWPENQFFNLAFEEVFYTESKQPTLRFWRNDKVVVIGRFQSPPLEINAVEARDLGIKLVRRFTGGGAVYHDLGNVNYALTLPGYNLSIEESFSVVGSAVVEALSSLGVNKVYYRPLNDIEVDGLKVSGMAACRSHDRVFIHGAMLVSSDISILWKVLKISREKLSDKKFTQSRVKRVTTVNEVLGKTVRPEELYKAISEALSRKLGLEIEWSEPQKSELKKALDLYKKKYATLEWNLKYVDEVRDLVSDEEYEALKEIARPSEKQEKFIEVLGLE from the coding sequence ATGAGTAATTCTAGAAGTTTGAGAGTGTTTGTTGCTGAGTGGCCTGAGAATCAGTTTTTTAATTTGGCTTTTGAGGAAGTCTTCTACACCGAATCTAAGCAACCTACACTTCGTTTCTGGCGTAATGATAAGGTAGTGGTTATAGGGAGGTTTCAGTCTCCTCCACTTGAGATTAACGCTGTTGAAGCTAGAGACCTCGGTATTAAGTTAGTGAGGAGATTTACTGGCGGTGGTGCCGTGTATCATGACTTAGGCAACGTGAATTACGCACTTACTTTACCGGGCTATAACCTCAGTATTGAGGAGTCTTTTAGTGTCGTTGGGTCAGCCGTCGTCGAGGCTTTAAGTAGCTTAGGAGTTAATAAAGTGTATTACCGCCCTCTAAACGATATAGAAGTTGATGGGCTGAAGGTGTCTGGCATGGCTGCGTGCAGGTCACACGATAGGGTGTTCATACATGGAGCTATGCTAGTCTCAAGTGACATATCGATACTCTGGAAGGTCCTCAAGATTTCTAGAGAGAAACTCTCTGACAAGAAGTTTACTCAGAGTAGGGTTAAGAGAGTAACTACAGTTAATGAAGTACTTGGAAAGACCGTGAGACCTGAGGAACTCTATAAAGCGATTTCAGAAGCGTTGAGTAGGAAGTTAGGTCTTGAGATTGAGTGGAGTGAGCCGCAGAAGAGTGAGTTAAAGAAGGCTCTCGACCTCTACAAGAAGAAGTACGCAACGCTTGAGTGGAACCTTAAGTACGTTGATGAGGTAAGAGACCTGGTCAGCGATGAAGAATATGAAGCATTGAAGGAAATCGCAAGACCTTCAGAAAAACAAGAAAAGTTTATTGAGGTGTTAGGTCTTGAGTAA
- a CDS encoding lipoate protein ligase C-terminal domain-containing protein: MSKALIVCGEKKHAGGKIVKVCVKIFEDLVKGVVISGDFFVDPAEDFEELLQELAKIEVKREEVTALVSELLKKKKLDFSGITMEDVVEVLSRVLQQNQESFLKDFSS; the protein is encoded by the coding sequence TTGAGTAAAGCCTTGATAGTTTGTGGTGAGAAGAAACACGCTGGCGGTAAGATAGTTAAAGTATGTGTTAAAATCTTTGAGGACTTAGTAAAGGGAGTCGTGATTTCAGGAGATTTCTTCGTGGACCCTGCAGAAGACTTCGAAGAACTTCTTCAAGAACTCGCTAAGATTGAAGTAAAGAGAGAGGAGGTGACTGCCTTAGTCAGTGAGTTGTTGAAGAAGAAAAAACTAGACTTTAGTGGCATAACGATGGAAGACGTGGTGGAAGTCTTGTCTAGGGTCCTGCAACAAAATCAAGAAAGTTTTCTCAAGGACTTCTCTTCATGA
- a CDS encoding TRAP transporter large permease: MISPSILILLIFIVILLTGAPIGTALGVASIFSIWYYNYGVSVIAPNFYGNIAKFPLLAIPFFVFAGIVMEKAGVAEKITKFIKALVGWLPGGLAIATVLIGTFWGAVSGSGPASAAAIGVILIPYLIKAGYGKAFSASLVATVAGLSIIIPPSVAYIIYGTILNVSIGALFIAGVIPGLILGAVLSVTAYLISLRRGYRGSEKPSPKEVWITFKESISGLLAPIIILGGIYAGVFTPTEAAVVAVAYSLFLGLVVYRTITLKDVIKILADSVEVSSVVMFVVAFAGLFSWAEQTAGLVEATVGWTLSLTQEPLFVMLLFMVILLFAGMFLDAISIYYIFLPIMLPIINHFGWDLIWFGVLMTINLAIGQVTPPVAVNAYVTSRISGAKLEDIGKESIPLLIAVFSVLVLLILFPQLILWLPNLMKRSP, from the coding sequence GTGATAAGCCCCTCCATATTAATACTTCTGATCTTTATAGTCATACTCTTGACTGGAGCCCCTATAGGGACTGCTTTAGGCGTGGCATCAATATTCTCTATATGGTACTACAATTATGGCGTGAGCGTCATAGCACCTAACTTCTACGGCAACATAGCTAAGTTCCCGCTCCTCGCAATACCATTCTTCGTGTTTGCTGGAATAGTTATGGAGAAAGCTGGTGTAGCTGAGAAGATTACCAAGTTCATTAAAGCGCTCGTGGGTTGGTTGCCTGGAGGACTTGCAATAGCGACAGTTCTCATAGGTACGTTTTGGGGAGCCGTATCGGGCTCCGGACCCGCGTCTGCCGCTGCAATAGGGGTCATCCTGATACCCTATCTCATCAAGGCAGGCTATGGAAAGGCATTCTCAGCGTCTCTAGTTGCTACGGTGGCCGGTCTCTCCATAATTATCCCACCGAGCGTCGCTTACATAATATACGGAACTATCCTCAATGTATCCATAGGAGCTCTTTTCATTGCTGGAGTAATACCTGGACTCATCTTAGGAGCCGTGTTGTCTGTGACCGCTTATTTAATTTCTTTGAGGAGGGGGTACAGAGGGTCTGAAAAACCTTCTCCAAAAGAAGTTTGGATAACTTTCAAAGAATCTATTTCAGGGCTCTTAGCGCCAATAATAATATTAGGCGGCATATACGCAGGTGTCTTCACACCAACAGAAGCAGCTGTAGTCGCGGTAGCTTACAGCCTATTCTTAGGTTTAGTAGTCTACAGAACGATAACCCTGAAAGACGTAATAAAGATACTAGCTGACTCAGTCGAGGTTTCTTCAGTAGTCATGTTCGTTGTTGCATTCGCAGGACTCTTCTCGTGGGCAGAACAGACAGCAGGGTTAGTGGAAGCTACTGTAGGGTGGACCCTAAGCCTCACTCAAGAACCTCTGTTTGTGATGTTGTTGTTCATGGTGATACTGTTGTTTGCTGGAATGTTCCTTGACGCTATCTCGATCTACTACATATTCCTACCGATAATGCTACCGATAATAAATCACTTTGGCTGGGACCTGATATGGTTCGGTGTTTTAATGACTATAAATCTAGCGATAGGTCAAGTAACCCCGCCAGTAGCTGTCAACGCCTACGTAACGTCCAGAATAAGTGGTGCTAAGCTTGAGGACATAGGTAAGGAGAGCATCCCTCTACTGATAGCCGTGTTCAGCGTCCTAGTCTTGCTGATACTGTTCCCACAACTAATTCTCTGGCTACCTAACCTCATGAAGAGAAGTCCTTGA
- a CDS encoding TRAP transporter small permease: MRKNKVLTTLASNIEEYVSAILLFLMFLVAFINVLSRYLLKASLAFIEEVEVNFFVWVTLLGIAIAFKRGSHLSMNFLKEKTPQNIQKFLTTLGLVLSLSVFIVVIYLTSVLIYREITVYRTSSMALDIPMWVYYTGMLLCSLAVTARITQRIIRVRTK, from the coding sequence ATGAGGAAGAACAAGGTTCTCACAACACTCGCCAGCAATATCGAGGAATACGTGTCAGCGATACTCTTATTTTTAATGTTTCTAGTAGCCTTTATTAACGTGTTATCTAGATATCTTCTAAAAGCCTCACTAGCCTTCATAGAAGAAGTAGAAGTAAACTTTTTTGTCTGGGTAACTCTACTAGGCATAGCTATAGCGTTTAAGAGAGGCTCACACCTAAGCATGAATTTCCTTAAAGAGAAGACACCACAAAATATCCAGAAATTCCTAACAACCTTGGGTCTAGTTTTAAGTCTCTCTGTTTTTATCGTGGTAATATACTTGACATCAGTGTTAATATACAGAGAAATAACCGTCTACCGCACGTCTAGCATGGCTCTAGACATACCGATGTGGGTATACTATACGGGCATGTTACTCTGCTCGTTAGCCGTGACTGCTAGGATAACGCAACGTATTATACGGGTGAGGACTAAGTGA
- a CDS encoding DctP family TRAP transporter solute-binding subunit yields MKSVYIISIGIVIIVVAAVIALVVPSLMSPQSTTTPTTLPEKEYKLSVVVGPQSPWGQAAQMFADEVYNRTNGRIKIRVYFSGQLFAGQQTNEFQLLSQGVADFAIGSVINWAPVVKELNLFILPFFFPEGGSKGDIYKAVDAVVEGEAGRRILQILESYGVIGLAWGENGFRQLTNWKQPVTKPEDLAGLKIRVVGSPIFIDTFQALGADPTQMNWADALTAFQQRVVDGQENPINIVIIPYKLWEYHKYITIWNYAIDPLIFAVNKNTWESFDANTKQIILEAARKAARWQKAMARVGLDDGTALNILKNEFKYTPEITDPISYLQSKGMEVTFLSAEQREAFKQKMAGVYSKWVPTIGNELVQAAINDIRNKLGITVQIPTS; encoded by the coding sequence ATGAAATCTGTTTATATTATTAGCATAGGTATTGTTATAATAGTTGTAGCAGCTGTCATTGCTTTAGTAGTTCCGTCCTTAATGAGCCCGCAAAGTACTACAACACCTACGACACTTCCTGAAAAAGAGTATAAGTTGAGTGTTGTCGTAGGTCCTCAGTCCCCGTGGGGTCAGGCTGCTCAAATGTTTGCCGATGAGGTGTATAATAGAACAAACGGTAGAATTAAGATAAGAGTATATTTCTCTGGTCAGTTATTTGCTGGACAACAAACAAATGAATTTCAGCTCTTATCACAGGGTGTCGCTGATTTTGCTATTGGTTCAGTGATTAATTGGGCTCCTGTTGTTAAGGAGTTAAATCTATTTATACTGCCCTTCTTCTTCCCTGAAGGAGGAAGCAAAGGAGATATATACAAGGCAGTAGACGCGGTCGTGGAAGGAGAAGCGGGGAGACGTATACTGCAGATATTAGAGAGTTACGGGGTAATAGGACTGGCTTGGGGTGAAAACGGCTTTAGACAACTAACTAATTGGAAGCAACCAGTAACTAAGCCGGAAGACTTGGCTGGTCTTAAGATAAGAGTTGTTGGGTCTCCTATATTCATAGACACTTTCCAGGCACTAGGAGCAGACCCTACGCAAATGAACTGGGCCGACGCTTTAACGGCTTTTCAGCAAAGAGTAGTTGATGGTCAAGAAAACCCCATAAACATAGTGATAATACCTTATAAACTGTGGGAATACCATAAATACATAACGATATGGAATTATGCTATAGACCCACTAATCTTTGCTGTAAACAAGAATACGTGGGAGTCTTTCGACGCGAACACAAAACAAATAATCTTAGAAGCTGCAAGGAAAGCTGCTAGGTGGCAGAAAGCGATGGCTAGGGTAGGACTAGATGACGGCACAGCATTAAACATTCTGAAGAATGAATTCAAATACACACCAGAAATAACAGACCCTATAAGCTACCTACAGAGTAAAGGCATGGAGGTAACGTTCCTTAGTGCAGAACAGAGGGAAGCCTTCAAACAGAAAATGGCTGGCGTTTATAGTAAGTGGGTCCCTACGATTGGTAATGAACTAGTTCAAGCAGCAATCAATGACATAAGAAACAAACTCGGCATAACGGTCCAGATACCCACGTCTTAG
- a CDS encoding winged helix-turn-helix domain-containing protein has translation MASLISKQGKHLFKHFKALGNPIRFLIIYKMLDGRPYTKNEILDYVSALSGVPQTTVDRHFRTLLKYGIIRMTGKSHSYGERGRKPLLYVLAVDSLTFYANLFTYLLDGVTDRRLKLIERSVSETKTLLESINYVRLGLYLVGRELSEEVSVNLSKTLDSCISLISLVRETVRPKTPVIDCENAIKLLDKMSSSQMLLRQISQDKMRELLYVAHIESGLPVEKLGLLLGIKSQTKLEEYDDLWREIETSYNSDLTTFLKLLISNAKCTDVEGSYVISLTNNLIKYFSSSITNRDIVRLILTI, from the coding sequence GTGGCGAGCTTAATCAGCAAGCAGGGCAAGCATTTATTTAAGCACTTTAAAGCATTAGGCAATCCGATCAGGTTCTTGATAATTTATAAGATGCTGGACGGCAGACCCTACACGAAGAACGAAATACTCGACTACGTGAGTGCTTTGAGCGGAGTTCCCCAAACTACGGTAGATAGGCATTTCAGGACACTACTAAAGTATGGCATAATAAGAATGACTGGCAAGTCACATAGCTACGGCGAGAGGGGCAGAAAGCCTTTACTGTATGTGCTGGCAGTAGATTCTCTAACTTTCTATGCCAACCTCTTCACGTACTTACTAGATGGGGTTACTGACAGGCGCTTAAAGCTCATTGAGAGAAGCGTAAGCGAGACTAAAACTCTTCTCGAATCAATTAATTATGTTAGGCTGGGACTATACCTAGTTGGGCGTGAATTGAGTGAGGAAGTAAGTGTCAACTTATCTAAAACACTTGATTCTTGTATTTCCTTGATCTCCCTAGTTAGAGAGACTGTAAGACCTAAAACTCCCGTAATCGATTGCGAGAACGCTATAAAATTACTAGATAAGATGTCTTCAAGTCAGATGTTACTAAGACAGATCTCTCAAGACAAGATGAGAGAACTCCTATACGTTGCTCATATAGAGTCAGGCTTACCTGTTGAGAAGCTAGGTCTCCTATTAGGGATTAAATCTCAGACTAAGCTCGAGGAATACGACGATTTATGGAGAGAAATTGAGACCTCTTACAATAGTGATTTAACTACTTTCTTAAAACTTCTAATAAGTAATGCTAAATGTACTGATGTAGAGGGTTCTTACGTGATTAGCTTAACTAATAACTTGATCAAGTATTTTTCTAGCAGTATTACGAACCGAGACATAGTTCGCTTAATTTTAACTATCTAG
- a CDS encoding cyclase family protein — translation MRVYDLTAPLCLEGDEIKIPKPKSAEISLELIGHDLLLSGTKLFKYLSNSIRFELHLGTHMDLPSTFAYQTVDPTNMPIDFFIREALIIHAERDYSKKSLTLDEVRNKINLGEFAELSRERRPALLFKTGMSKYWCRDNQKYMSFPGLSKSLIEFIAYELEPPFIGIDAISIDRTIEHRSLSLYTNIDEEFINILRMQEYTALLGHDILLRKNIYILENLDMNDIPQDVNRGLLIALPLFRFTSLTEKKTLITALPCRVIFLPEPEGSIEEVIKKLRALEKELSEIVK, via the coding sequence ATGAGAGTATATGATTTAACAGCACCTCTATGTCTTGAAGGCGACGAGATTAAGATACCTAAGCCCAAGTCAGCTGAGATAAGCTTAGAACTAATAGGTCATGACTTACTCTTAAGTGGCACGAAACTCTTTAAATACCTAAGCAACAGTATAAGGTTCGAGCTACACTTAGGCACACACATGGACTTACCGTCAACGTTCGCGTACCAAACAGTCGACCCTACTAATATGCCCATAGACTTCTTTATTAGAGAAGCACTAATAATTCACGCAGAAAGAGACTACTCAAAGAAATCTCTCACGCTAGATGAAGTCAGAAATAAAATAAACTTAGGAGAATTCGCTGAATTGTCTAGGGAACGTAGACCAGCTCTATTATTTAAGACTGGAATGTCAAAATATTGGTGTCGTGACAACCAGAAGTACATGAGCTTTCCCGGCTTATCAAAGAGTCTAATCGAGTTCATAGCTTACGAGCTTGAACCCCCCTTCATAGGTATTGACGCTATATCTATAGATAGAACCATAGAACACCGCTCACTCAGCCTATACACTAACATAGACGAAGAATTCATAAACATTCTTAGAATGCAAGAGTATACGGCTTTATTAGGTCATGACATATTGTTGAGAAAAAATATTTACATACTAGAGAATCTAGATATGAATGATATCCCTCAAGACGTCAATAGAGGATTGTTGATAGCACTCCCGTTATTTAGGTTCACATCACTTACAGAGAAAAAGACGTTGATTACCGCACTCCCCTGTAGAGTCATATTCTTGCCTGAACCTGAGGGCAGCATAGAAGAGGTCATAAAGAAGTTAAGAGCATTAGAGAAGGAACTCTCTGAAATTGTAAAGTAG